In the Clostridium sporogenes genome, one interval contains:
- a CDS encoding ABC transporter permease subunit, with the protein MKLIKNEMKKIILSRKYLVVMSIFIVLYACISVLMYKDTLKSKPETMLSFNEKNLEYWQNQKKDKDIPKERKNEIEENIKSIERRNKDLKFQIANKNLNWKKRLTKDNNNLKKQIKESEKNGENAAISEYKQQIAMNDYYLNNNIRPTPNYEITAFNVMPKVNMIIGFLIISIIIAIMTSTSVSGEFNPATIKLLLTKPVSRERVLFSKFMASVLVCILSFLIIKILAFLVLGTVFSFGSFKEPMAYYSRYIANKDLIANIGLGVKPDLSSLKMSSIFKFVVLSEGINMLFIMATVSVCLLISTLTKKSSTSISISGVLFAVISIINTKQLDNATGGNLVIHKVMPYLFSTYSTGELVISREIIPKIGLPFVNIPFIIFILLAWTIGCYLISNFIFVKRDIL; encoded by the coding sequence ATGAAATTAATAAAAAATGAAATGAAAAAGATTATTTTATCAAGAAAATATTTAGTTGTTATGAGCATATTTATTGTTTTATATGCATGTATTAGTGTTTTAATGTACAAAGATACATTGAAATCTAAACCTGAAACAATGTTAAGTTTTAATGAAAAAAATTTAGAGTATTGGCAAAATCAAAAGAAAGATAAAGATATACCTAAAGAAAGAAAAAATGAAATAGAGGAAAATATAAAAAGTATAGAAAGAAGAAATAAAGATCTAAAATTTCAAATTGCAAATAAAAATTTAAATTGGAAAAAGAGATTAACTAAAGATAATAATAATTTAAAAAAGCAGATAAAAGAGTCAGAAAAAAATGGCGAAAATGCAGCAATAAGTGAATATAAGCAGCAAATAGCAATGAATGATTATTATCTAAATAATAATATTAGGCCTACACCAAATTATGAAATAACTGCATTTAATGTTATGCCTAAGGTGAATATGATTATAGGATTTTTAATAATTTCAATAATTATAGCAATAATGACATCTACTTCAGTGTCAGGAGAATTTAATCCAGCTACCATAAAACTTCTTTTAACTAAACCAGTTTCTAGGGAAAGAGTTTTATTTTCAAAGTTTATGGCTTCAGTTCTAGTTTGTATTTTATCATTTTTAATTATAAAAATATTAGCATTTTTAGTTTTAGGTACAGTGTTTAGTTTTGGATCTTTTAAAGAGCCAATGGCTTATTATAGTAGATATATTGCCAATAAAGATTTAATTGCAAATATAGGTTTGGGAGTAAAACCGGATTTAAGTAGTTTAAAAATGTCTTCTATTTTTAAATTTGTAGTATTGAGTGAAGGCATAAATATGCTATTTATAATGGCTACTGTATCAGTATGTTTATTGATTTCTACACTAACTAAAAAAAGTTCAACTTCTATTAGTATTAGTGGCGTATTGTTTGCTGTAATATCTATTATAAATACTAAACAATTAGATAACGCTACTGGAGGAAACTTAGTAATTCATAAAGTTATGCCTTACTTGTTTTCCACTTATAGTACTGGAGAACTTGTAATAAGTAGAGAGATAATTCCTAAAATTGGGTTACCATTTGTAAATATACCTTTTATCATATTTATTCTTTTAGCGTGGACTATAGGGTGTTATTTAATATCTAATTTTATTTTTGTAAAAAGAGATATATTATAA
- a CDS encoding response regulator transcription factor, with protein MNYKILIVDDDKTIVEFLQIFLIKEGYEVSISYNGEGALYKIKNEKFDLILMDIMMPKIDGFEAIKIIRKFTNVPIIFVTAKDSQQDKITGFISGCDDYITKPFDLVELSLRVSAILKRVSTSLVEENKDIIKVKDLELNLKEHTLYKEQNEIKLTPKEFDILFLLARNKGRVFPSNEIYERIWGQEFLENDNSLLTHIRNLREKLNDTVKNSKYIKTVWGVGYKIEKEA; from the coding sequence GTGAATTATAAAATATTAATAGTAGATGATGATAAGACCATAGTGGAATTTTTACAAATATTTTTAATTAAAGAAGGATATGAGGTAAGTATTTCTTATAATGGAGAAGGGGCCTTATATAAAATAAAAAATGAAAAATTTGATTTGATTTTAATGGATATAATGATGCCTAAGATAGATGGATTTGAGGCTATTAAAATAATAAGAAAATTTACCAATGTTCCTATTATATTTGTAACTGCAAAGGATAGCCAGCAGGATAAGATTACAGGATTTATTTCTGGATGTGATGACTATATAACAAAGCCTTTTGATTTAGTGGAACTTTCATTAAGAGTGTCTGCTATACTTAAAAGAGTTAGTACAAGTTTAGTTGAAGAAAATAAGGATATTATAAAAGTGAAGGATTTAGAATTAAATTTAAAGGAGCATACTCTATACAAAGAACAAAACGAAATAAAGCTTACACCAAAGGAATTTGATATTCTGTTCTTACTTGCTAGGAATAAAGGAAGAGTTTTTCCTTCAAATGAGATATATGAAAGAATATGGGGACAAGAATTTTTAGAAAATGATAATAGTTTATTAACACATATTAGAAATTTAAGAGAAAAATTAAATGATACAGTGAAGAATTCAAAATATATCAAAACTGTTTGGGGAGTGGGTTATAAGATTGAAAAGGAAGCTTAG